The genomic window GTCGGGAAGGTACGCCTGCAGCACGATGCCGGCCTCGAGCAGCCGCAGCCGAGGGTCTTCGAGCAGCCGCGTGAACACCGCGATCGTGAGATCGAGGTCGCGGTACTCCTCCATGTCGAGGTTGATGAAGGTGCCGTCGGTGGCCGCGGTGAGATACAGCGGCCGCAGCCGCTCGACGACCTTCTCGACGACCTCGTCGAACGCCCACATCGAGATGTGGCTCACGATCGCCGAGACCTTGACAGAGACGTAGTCCACATCGGGCCGGCGGATGAGCTCGTGGATGCCCTCCAGTCGGCGCAGGGCCTCCTGCTCGCCGAGCACCGCCTCACCCAGCAGGTTGAGGTTCAGCCGCGCGCCGCTCTCGCGCAGCGCCGCGATCGCCGGCCCGAGCTTGTCGGGCCGCGCGTCGACGACGAGATGGCCGACCATGCCGCGCAGCACGCGTCGTGCGATCGGCACCACCGGCGACGGCAGCACGGGGGCGACGGCGCCGCCCACGCGGACCGCGCTGCGCAGGTGCCACGGCAGAAAGCCCGGCACGAGGGGGGCCACACGCTGCAGATGGGATGCCGCGGCCGACAGGCTCTCGGGCCGCATCACGCCGTCGACGAAGCCGATGGTGAAGGGCAGGCCGTTGGGATCTTTGAGCACACCGGCGAGGCGTTCGGCTGCGGGATCGACCTGGGCCTCGGCGCTCTCGGCGACCCATCGCTGCGCGAGCGACACCGCCTCGGCGGCCAGGCGCCCCTCGGGTCCCTCTTCCATTCGCACTCCAGATGTGACGTCGTTCGAATCCCTGAGACCAGCCTGCACCCCGATGTGCCCAGCCGGCGCGTCCGTGGGCACTCTGCCGTCGACTTGCTGCATGAGGTCCAGGCTGAGGCATCCGTTCATTCGTGAATAGCGATCATCTACGATCTGTATTGTTCGGATTCATCGATGGGATGCTGTTGTTCGAGCTGCGACGGTTGCGACTGCTCCACGAACTCGCGCTGCGAGGCACGCTGGCCGCGGTGGCGGAGGCGCTCGCCTACAGCCCGTCGACGATCTCGCAGCAGCTGGCGCAGCTCGAGAAAGAGGCCGGCGTGGTGCTGCTCGCGCCGGACGGCCGCAGGGTGCGGCTCACCGAGCACGGCCGCATCCTCGCCGCGCACGCCGCCCGCGCGCTCGACCTCGACGAGCGGGCGCGCGGCGAGCTCGAGTCCCTGCACCCGGGCCTGGCACCGGTGCGCGTCGCCGTCATGCAGACCGCCGCCCTCGCGATCGTTCCCGCGGCGCTGGCGCTCCTGGCCGAGCGCGCTCCGCACCTGCGTGTCGAACTCGTCGAGATGCCGCCCGAGCGCGGGCTCTTCGAGCTCACCGCTCGCGGAGTGGATCTCGTCATCGCCGAGCAGTACCCCGGACACACGCGCGCTCACACCGAGGGTCTCGACCGCGAGACGCTCGGAACCGATCCGATCCACCTTGCCGTGGCATCCGCCGACCCGGCCCGTTCCCTCGACGACCTGCGCGACCGGCCGTGGGTGATGGAGCCCGCCGGCACCGCCGCGCGGCTCTGGGCGGTGCAGCAGTGCCGCGCCGCCGGGTTCGAACCCGACGTGCGCTACGAACTCGCCGATCTCTCGGCCCATGCGCGGCTGGTCGCCGCCGGGCAGGCGGTCGCGGTGCTGCCCGACCTGCTGTGGGAGGGAGCGGCGGCGCCAGTGACCCTGCTCGATCTGCCCGACCTTCCCACGCGCGAGATCTTCAGCGCGCAGCGCACGGCATCGCAGGCTCGGGCCGGCATCCTCGAAGTGCGCCGCGCGCTGCGCGACGCGTTTCCTGGCCGGGCGGATGCCGGAGCCCCCGGCCGCTAGGCGGTCGAGGGCTCCGGCGGCCGTACCGGTCGCCGGTCAGGTGCGATCGGTGCGGGTCTGCGGCGCCGGCGGCCGGGTGATGGGGTCGCCGGAAGCCGTGGTGCGGTCGTCGACGGTGTTCGCGTCACGCACAGCATTGCGGTCGTCGACGGTGTTCGCATCGCGGACGGTCCGCGCGTCGTCGACCGTGTTCGCACTGCGAGTGGTCGCGTTTCCGTCTGCATCGACGGCGGTGGCGGAGTTCGACCGGCCGTCGTCGCCCACATAGGGATCGACGTCGTCGGCCTTGCGCAAGGTCTCCGCCTGTCGCTGTCGCAGCTTGTCTGCCTCGCCGCTGTGCTCATCGATCGTGCCGGCGCGGCGCTCGGCGTCGATGGACGCCTCGGCGGCGCGGGCCTTCGCCGCTTCGGCCGCAGCCGAAGCGGCAGCCGCGTCCGCTCGCGCACGGGCGGCCTCGGCCTCGTGCTCACGTGCCTTCAGGTCAGTCTCCCGCGCGTCGGCCCGCAGCTTCTCTGCGCGATTGTGCTGCTGCTCCTGGCGCCGGGCGCGACGCCCGCGCGCCGTCACCAGCAGCGCGACGACGACGATCACGAGCACGATCGCGATGCCGACGATGATCCAGATCAGGGTGGTCGTGTCCACGGCCCACTCCCCCTCCCGCGCCGACGTTCGCCGACGCCCTCGATCGTCCAGGCAACCGCACCTGTCCCGCCCCGGCAAACGGCTTGCGCGGTGGTGCGCAGTGCGCTAGCCGCGTGGGCGCGCCTGAGGGGCTTCGATACCCGGAGCACCCGGCGCATAGGATGGGTTGCCTCGCCAGCGCAGTTCCCCCCGTCCCCCCGAATGCACCGAAGGTCATGCGTTGACAGAACTCTCTTCCCTCCTTTTCGACGGCGATGGCTCAAGCGAAGCCGCGGAGCTCCTCAGGATGCGAGAGTGCGCGACAGAGTCGCTGCGCACCATCGGCCGGATCCAGTCCCACGGGATGCTCTTCGGCATCGACGAGGCCACCGGCGTCGTCGTCGTCGCCAGTGAGAACGTCGAGCGGTGGCTCGGCCGCGACCTGCGCGAGTCGGGCAGTGACGCCCTGCTCGCCGCCATCCGGCACGGTGTCGCGATCGACCCCGTGCGCGCCGAGTTCGAAGGCGCGCTGTATGACGTCATCGCGCATCGCGGAACGACACCGCTCCTCGTCGAACTCGAGCCCATCGTCCCCGACCTCGATTACGTCCGCACCGGCGTGGTGAGCGCGATCCAGCGCCTGGCCGGCCTTTCCGATCCCGACGAGCTGCGTCGACAGGCCGCTCGCGAGATCAAGGACATCACAGGGTTCGATCGCGTGATGTGCTACCACTTCCACGACGACGGCCACGGACAGGTCGTCGCGGACGAGCGCGAGCCCGACATGGAGCCGTATCTCGGCCTGCACTTCCCGGCATCCGACATCCCCTCCCAGGCACGCGCGCTCTACATCGAGAAGCGCTCACGCGTGATCGCGAACACCGAGGACGCGGGACTTGCCCTGCAGACGCTGCTGCCGGAAGAGGAAGCCGTGGATCTCGGCGCGACCGAACTGCGCGCGGTCTCGCCCCACCACCTCCAGTTCATGCGGAACATGGGTCAGGTCTCGACGGTGTCCTTCGGCGTCCTCATCGAGGATCGCCTGGTCGGGATGTTCACGTGCGCGCATCGCTCGCCCCGTCGCATACCGGTGCTGCTGCGCCGGGCGATCGAGGTGATGGCGGCTCAGGTCGGCACTCAGCTGGCCGCCGCCCATCAGATCCACCGGCTGCGCCGGCAGCTCGAAGCCCGCGAGCGCCGCCTGTCGATCATCGCGCCCCTGTACGGTCGCAGCGACGTCGGCGCGGTCCTCATGACAGGCGAGCGCACGGTGCTCGACGTGGTGCCGTCGGATGGCGCGCTCCTCCGCATAGACGGAGCTGTCCACACCGTCGGCGTCGTGCCATCCCCGGACCGCCTGTTCGCCGCGCTCAGCGCGCTCGAGCCGGGAAGGCTCGTCTGGGAGGCGCTGCCGCTCGAACACCCCGAGCTGGCGGTGGAGTCGCCGGGAGTGGCCGGCCTGCTCATCGTCCCGCTGGGCGGCGACGGCGACACGCTCGTGTTCTTGCGCGGTGAGGTCGCGCATTCGATCGACTGGCTCGGCGATCAGCGCTCAGAGAACCGGGATCATCCGCTCTCGCCGCGCCGATCGTTCTCGGCCTGGCGCGAGAGCGTCACCGGGCGCAGCCTTCCCTGGGGCGAGCACGCTCAGGACGCGCTGGACCTGGGCGAGGAGATCCGCGTGGCCATGACGGCGCGGACGCAGGCCGAACTTGCCGAACTCGCGCTGCGGGACCCGCTGACCGGCCTGCACAACCGTCGCTTCCTCGACGACCGCCTGGAAGAGCTCCTGCAGGCCCCCGACCGGCCGGTCGCCCTCGTGTTCCTCGACCTCGACGACTTCAAGGTCGTCAACGACACCTACGGGCACGAGATGGGCGATGCGGTGCTCGCCGCGATCGGCAAGCGACTGAGCGGCGTCTCCCGCGCCTCGGACGCCGTGGTGCGTCTGGGCGGGGACGAGTTCGTGATGGTCTGCGTGGGCGCCGGAGCCGCCGAGGCCGCCGCCATTGCGGGGCGCGCCGTGGAGGCGATCAGGCAGCCCATCATGATCCGGGGCACCGAGATCGCCGTGAACGCCTCGGCGGGCGTCGTCGGGGCGGAGCCTGGCGCCGCCCCGGGCGAGCTGCTGGTCGCTGCGGACGCCGCGATGTATCGCGCAAAGCGCGACGGGGGCGGCCGGGTTTCAGCGTGAGGGGAGCTCCGGCTCCGGCACGAGGCGCAGCCCCGTGGAGGAGTTCGCGGTGTCGACGAGGTCCTGCAGCCACAGCCGGTTGATGTCGGGCATCGGGCCGTCGTACTGGAAGCGCAGAGTGGTGACGGGTGAGATCCACACCGCCTGCCGTGCCGACGTCTGCTGGTCGACCAGCGAGAACGACAGGTTCTCGCGTCGACGCAGCTTCGCCATGATGACGAGCTCGATATGCGCAAGCGCCCGGTCCTCGATCTCGAAGGATGCCGGTGGGGAGCCGTAGTGAAGTGTGCCCACCGGTCGATCCTAACCGGCCCCGTCGGCAGGTACTGTAGGGCCATGGCGATCGTGAACCGGCTGACTGTCGACGGACGCGACTATTTCCTCCCCGACCCCGTCTCGGAGCTCAAGGGCAAGATCCTCGAGGCGATCAAGGCGGGTGGCGGGTATGTGAACATCCCCCCGCTGCGCGGCGGCCCGGGCGTAGACATCCTCTTCTCGCCCGGAATGCCCGTCACCTGGTCGCAGTTCGAGGTCGGGGACGCGGGCGCGACGGCGGATGACCCCTCCGACGACGCCGGCGACTACGGGCTCTGACGAGCGACCTCTGACCGGGGGCCTCTGACCGGCGACCTCTGACCGGGGGCCTCTGACCGCCGACCGAGATGGCGGCCGCCGCGGCCGCTGTCAGACGCGGGCGAGCAGCTCGTCCATCTCGACCACCGACAGCGGCAGCCCCAGAAGGTAGCCCTGGCCGCGGTGGCACCCTCGCGCCACCGCACGCTCCAGGTCGGCGACGGTCTCGATTCCCTCCGCGACCACCCGCCAGCCGTGGTCGCTGCTGCTCTCGACCACGGCGGCGATCGCGTCATCCGCTTCCGCATCCGTCCGCTGCGTGAGCGACCGGTCGATCTTCACCTCGTCGATGGGGAGCGCCTCGAGCATCTCGACCGTGGTGTCGCCCGCGGCATAGTCGTCGACCGAGATCGCGACGCCGACCGAGTGGAGCGACTGGATCGCCGAGAGCATCGGGGGGCGCAGCTGCGGTGACGGCGCCTCGGTGATCTCGATGGTCATGACCGCCGGGTCGAGGTCGAGTTCGTCGAGTCGGGCGAGCACCGTCTCGGCATAGTGCGACGAGAAGTGCGCCGGGGAAGCATTGACGGCGAGGGACAGCGGGTGCCCCTCCGCACGCCAGCGGGCGATCTCGTCTGCGGCGCGCGAGAACACCTGCGCATCCATCTCATCGAGGAACTCCCCAGCCTCCGCCAGAGGGATGAACCGTTCGGGCGAGACCGCGCCGAGAAGCGCATGGTTCCAGCGGCAGAGCGCCTCGACCGCGACGGGCACAGGCGGTGACGCCCCCAGCGCGGCACGTGTCGCGACGAGGTCGTACTGCGGTTGGAACGCGACCCACAGCTCGCCGGCTGAGAGCGCCGAACGCAAGTCCCGAGTGAGTTGAGGCGAGCTGACCATTCCACCAGATTCGACGAGTCGATAGATTCGCGCAACACCAGACACGAGCGCTCGAATTAGTTATACTCCGCGTCAGCAGCCTCTCGCGGCCGAATCGAAACCGAGGAGCACGTCTGCGTGGCCGACTCGCCCCGCGCCGACTACTCTGGAGGCGATGGGCACGCTCACCTACGATTCACGGGTCACCGTCTCGTTCGACGACCGCATCCTCGCGCACCTGCAGGCAGTCATCTGGGCCAAGCTGCGACGTGGCGAGGCGTTTCCGTTCACCTGGACGGACCCGATGCGCAGCGGCCTCGGCCGCACCTCGATCTGGCTCAGCCCGAACGTCACGCTGACCTTCGAGTACTTCGGCGGACGGCAGCCGCGCCTGAACCCCGCCTGGGTCGAGGCGCTCACCAAGGCTGCCAACTCCCCCGGCGGGCTGACGATGGTCCCCGAGCCTGAGCCTCCCACTTAGCCGATCGCGCGAGTTCCGTCAAGAGGCAGTGCCGCGAATGACGCCTGCTTAGCGTCTTCGTATGACACAGCACGCCGAAGACCTCGACACCAGCTGGGCGGTCCATTGGACGCGACCTCAGCGAGGAGAGTGGCGGGCCGACCGCCACGGACGCGTCGTCGGCGAGGTGAAACGCGACGGCGAAGCGTACGTCGCCACGCGCGGCAGCCGCACGCTCGGCACGTACCCATCCCTCGGCGCGGCCCTCGACGCCGTCGATCACCGCCCTCTCAGCACGGTGCAGCCGGATCGCTTCTGGACACTCGTGCTGACCACCATCAACGTCGGCATCATCGCCGCCATCGGGCTGGTGGCCACCGCCCTGCTGCGCTGACAGACAGCGCGCCCGACTCGGGAATCAGCTCCACACGCTGGGCGCCTCGGCACGGGTGGGCGGAAGAGCGGATGCCGCAGCCCAGTCGTGCACCCATTCGTCGACCTCGGGCACGCCCTCGGGACGCCCGATCGCGGCGAACAGCTCGTCATGCGACAGCGTGCCGCCGGAGCGCTTCATCATGCGCGCCCGGATGATGGCCCGGGCGTAGACCTCGCCGTCGACGACCGCGCGATGCTCGAGGTAGACCGCCTTGTCGTCGTGGCCGATCATGCGGGACTCGACGTCGAACCGCTGCCAGAGGTTGAGCGACTTGCGGAACGTGACGGTCTCGCTCGACACGACGGCGTACCACCCGCGCGCCTTCATGACGTCCCACAGCCCGGTGCGCACCAGGAGATCCCAGCGGCCGAGGTCGAACAGCGACAGGTAGCGGCCGTTGTTCATGTGGAGCAGCAGGTCGATGTCGGTGAGGAGCGTGGTCAGCCGAATCCGGCTGATCCCGGTGGGCGCGAGGCGCCCGCGACGACGCAGGCGCCGGCGCGCGGTCAGCATCACGAGCAAGGTCCGCCACATCACGTTCACGAGGTGCGATGGTAGCGATCCGCGACGGGTCCGCCGATTCGATTGTCGAATTCCGACATCTGCGCGGTGCTGATGCCTGCGAGACCGGACGGCAACACGTCTCGCCACCCGGTGTTCACCCGCCGTTCGCCGGATTTCAGGTCTCGCGCCGACGCGCGTAGAGTCTGGCCATGGAAGCCGAAACCCAGACCGACATCGTCGTCCGTCCGGTGCGTGACGTCGACGCGGAGGCCCTTGGCCGCGTACACGCGACCGCCTGGCACGAGACGTACGACCACCTGATCAGCAAGGCCGCCCTCGAGGCGGTCTCA from Microbacterium sp. ProA8 includes these protein-coding regions:
- a CDS encoding LysR family transcriptional regulator → MFELRRLRLLHELALRGTLAAVAEALAYSPSTISQQLAQLEKEAGVVLLAPDGRRVRLTEHGRILAAHAARALDLDERARGELESLHPGLAPVRVAVMQTAALAIVPAALALLAERAPHLRVELVEMPPERGLFELTARGVDLVIAEQYPGHTRAHTEGLDRETLGTDPIHLAVASADPARSLDDLRDRPWVMEPAGTAARLWAVQQCRAAGFEPDVRYELADLSAHARLVAAGQAVAVLPDLLWEGAAAPVTLLDLPDLPTREIFSAQRTASQARAGILEVRRALRDAFPGRADAGAPGR
- a CDS encoding diguanylate cyclase, with amino-acid sequence MRECATESLRTIGRIQSHGMLFGIDEATGVVVVASENVERWLGRDLRESGSDALLAAIRHGVAIDPVRAEFEGALYDVIAHRGTTPLLVELEPIVPDLDYVRTGVVSAIQRLAGLSDPDELRRQAAREIKDITGFDRVMCYHFHDDGHGQVVADEREPDMEPYLGLHFPASDIPSQARALYIEKRSRVIANTEDAGLALQTLLPEEEAVDLGATELRAVSPHHLQFMRNMGQVSTVSFGVLIEDRLVGMFTCAHRSPRRIPVLLRRAIEVMAAQVGTQLAAAHQIHRLRRQLEARERRLSIIAPLYGRSDVGAVLMTGERTVLDVVPSDGALLRIDGAVHTVGVVPSPDRLFAALSALEPGRLVWEALPLEHPELAVESPGVAGLLIVPLGGDGDTLVFLRGEVAHSIDWLGDQRSENRDHPLSPRRSFSAWRESVTGRSLPWGEHAQDALDLGEEIRVAMTARTQAELAELALRDPLTGLHNRRFLDDRLEELLQAPDRPVALVFLDLDDFKVVNDTYGHEMGDAVLAAIGKRLSGVSRASDAVVRLGGDEFVMVCVGAGAAEAAAIAGRAVEAIRQPIMIRGTEIAVNASAGVVGAEPGAAPGELLVAADAAMYRAKRDGGGRVSA
- a CDS encoding EAL domain-containing protein; its protein translation is MRSALSAGELWVAFQPQYDLVATRAALGASPPVPVAVEALCRWNHALLGAVSPERFIPLAEAGEFLDEMDAQVFSRAADEIARWRAEGHPLSLAVNASPAHFSSHYAETVLARLDELDLDPAVMTIEITEAPSPQLRPPMLSAIQSLHSVGVAISVDDYAAGDTTVEMLEALPIDEVKIDRSLTQRTDAEADDAIAAVVESSSDHGWRVVAEGIETVADLERAVARGCHRGQGYLLGLPLSVVEMDELLARV
- a CDS encoding ATP-dependent DNA ligase — encoded protein: MGTLTYDSRVTVSFDDRILAHLQAVIWAKLRRGEAFPFTWTDPMRSGLGRTSIWLSPNVTLTFEYFGGRQPRLNPAWVEALTKAANSPGGLTMVPEPEPPT
- a CDS encoding thioesterase family protein; protein product: MNVMWRTLLVMLTARRRLRRRGRLAPTGISRIRLTTLLTDIDLLLHMNNGRYLSLFDLGRWDLLVRTGLWDVMKARGWYAVVSSETVTFRKSLNLWQRFDVESRMIGHDDKAVYLEHRAVVDGEVYARAIIRARMMKRSGGTLSHDELFAAIGRPEGVPEVDEWVHDWAAASALPPTRAEAPSVWS